The following coding sequences lie in one Armatimonadota bacterium genomic window:
- a CDS encoding 1-acyl-sn-glycerol-3-phosphate acyltransferase yields MAKEIDLPVPRGHWAIELLRYLVVFPLLTLLGPLRFRGWNRVPRKGGLIILCNHLADCDPVVLQAACPRGIQFMSKSELWDMKVVGPMMKWWGAFPVKRGEPDRASLRIAAELAKGGAAVGIFPEGQLSEDGLLQEIKPGAALIIRMAGVPVICCGLRNTNRILPYGKLVPRPAFAWVSANWGEVREFSKESTTEEIVAWAESEFRRLIPEPKAG; encoded by the coding sequence ATGGCCAAAGAGATTGATCTTCCGGTTCCGCGCGGGCATTGGGCCATTGAGCTGTTGCGCTACCTGGTCGTGTTTCCCCTTTTGACCCTATTGGGTCCGCTTCGCTTTCGCGGCTGGAATCGGGTGCCGCGCAAGGGTGGGCTGATCATCTTGTGCAACCACTTGGCCGACTGTGATCCGGTCGTTCTGCAGGCGGCGTGTCCGCGTGGCATTCAGTTCATGAGTAAGAGCGAGCTGTGGGACATGAAAGTGGTCGGGCCGATGATGAAGTGGTGGGGCGCGTTTCCGGTGAAGCGCGGCGAGCCGGATCGAGCGTCGCTTCGCATTGCGGCCGAGTTGGCGAAAGGCGGTGCGGCGGTGGGCATCTTCCCCGAGGGCCAACTGAGCGAGGATGGCCTTTTGCAGGAGATCAAGCCGGGAGCGGCGCTGATTATTCGGATGGCGGGCGTGCCGGTGATCTGTTGCGGCCTTCGGAATACGAATCGGATTCTGCCGTACGGGAAGCTGGTGCCGCGTCCTGCCTTCGCGTGGGTGTCGGCGAACTGGGGCGAGGTTCGGGAGTTTAGTAAGGAGTCGACGACGGAAGAGATCGTCGCGTGGGCGGAGTCGGAGTTTCGGCGGTTGATTCCTGAGCCGAAGGCGGGTTAG
- a CDS encoding aminotransferase class I/II-fold pyridoxal phosphate-dependent enzyme has product MHFATKALRVGQDPDPKFRAVVPPIYQSSTFAWEDLDHIPPIDYSRCQNPTREMLEKVIAALENGSCCTVFSSGMAAVAATFALLQQGDHLLVASDIYGGTFRLAEKYLPRQGVSYSSFDAQNPESIRGVIQATTKLLIFEGPTNPTMRVPDIKKVVDIAHEYGLVVVFDNTFASPALQNPLDLGVDIVLHSTTKYISGHSDVVGGATITNNPELADFIFEWNKAFGSNPSPFDNWLSLRGIRSLSCRMERHCKNALAVAEFLDGHTRVTKVHYPGLPTHPDHEVAKRQMSDFGGMVSVEFATVEEARWVAEHVKVFLLAESLGGVESLVAYPPLMSHATMTEEQRLERGIPPTMLRLSIGIEDARDLIEDLKQAIATAPQKVGAQA; this is encoded by the coding sequence ATGCATTTTGCGACCAAGGCTTTGCGCGTGGGCCAAGACCCGGATCCGAAGTTTAGGGCTGTCGTACCCCCGATCTACCAGTCCTCCACCTTCGCCTGGGAAGACCTGGACCACATTCCGCCGATCGACTACTCGCGCTGTCAGAACCCCACGCGAGAAATGCTCGAGAAGGTCATCGCCGCCCTCGAGAACGGCTCGTGTTGTACCGTATTCAGCTCCGGAATGGCCGCTGTGGCCGCCACTTTCGCCTTGCTTCAGCAAGGCGATCATCTTTTAGTAGCCAGCGATATCTACGGCGGAACGTTCCGACTGGCGGAGAAGTATCTCCCGCGCCAGGGCGTCTCCTACTCCAGTTTCGACGCCCAAAACCCGGAATCCATCCGTGGCGTCATCCAGGCCACCACCAAGCTCCTCATCTTCGAAGGGCCGACCAACCCGACCATGCGCGTCCCCGACATCAAGAAGGTAGTCGACATTGCGCACGAGTACGGCCTGGTCGTGGTGTTCGACAACACCTTCGCCTCGCCCGCCCTCCAAAACCCGCTGGATCTCGGAGTGGACATCGTTCTCCACTCCACCACCAAGTACATCTCGGGACACTCAGATGTGGTCGGTGGAGCCACCATTACCAACAATCCAGAACTGGCCGATTTCATCTTCGAATGGAACAAGGCGTTCGGCTCCAACCCGTCGCCGTTCGATAACTGGCTCTCCCTTCGTGGCATTCGTTCGCTCTCCTGCCGCATGGAGCGGCACTGCAAGAACGCACTGGCCGTTGCCGAGTTTCTCGATGGTCATACCCGAGTTACCAAGGTCCATTACCCCGGCCTTCCGACTCACCCCGACCACGAGGTCGCCAAGCGACAAATGTCCGATTTCGGCGGCATGGTCTCGGTCGAGTTCGCCACCGTAGAAGAAGCCCGCTGGGTCGCCGAGCACGTCAAAGTCTTCCTCTTGGCCGAATCGCTCGGCGGCGTTGAGAGCCTGGTGGCCTATCCGCCCCTGATGTCCCACGCCACGATGACCGAAGAACAGCGTCTGGAGCGCGGAATTCCGCCCACCATGCTACGGCTCAGTATCGGTATCGAAGACGCCCGCGACCTCATCGAGGACCTTAAGCAGGCCATCGCCACCGCGCCACAGAAGGTCGGCGCTCAGGCATAA
- a CDS encoding phosphoribosylglycinamide formyltransferase encodes MLALARHIGPDPDLEVQNVIAPKAESPALEAARDAGLTTAVVPYGETFAADLEAALDGADWICLAGFMRLLPEAVVERWKGRILNIHPALLPKFGGKGMYGHHVHEAVLAAGEAESGCTVHLVTKEYDEGAAVMQARCPVLPDDTADTLAARVLTLEHETYYKALKAAIDGQRD; translated from the coding sequence ATGCTGGCTCTGGCGAGGCATATCGGGCCTGATCCCGACCTCGAAGTCCAGAACGTTATCGCGCCGAAGGCGGAGTCTCCGGCGTTGGAAGCGGCTCGTGACGCGGGCCTGACGACCGCGGTGGTTCCCTATGGCGAGACGTTTGCCGCCGACCTGGAAGCGGCGCTGGACGGAGCGGATTGGATTTGCTTGGCGGGCTTTATGCGCCTCCTACCCGAGGCGGTGGTCGAGCGGTGGAAGGGGCGAATCCTCAACATCCACCCGGCGCTCCTTCCCAAATTTGGCGGGAAGGGAATGTACGGGCACCACGTTCATGAGGCGGTGCTGGCGGCGGGTGAAGCGGAGTCGGGGTGTACGGTCCACCTTGTGACCAAGGAGTACGACGAGGGGGCGGCGGTGATGCAGGCGAGATGCCCGGTGTTGCCAGACGACACGGCGGACACCTTGGCGGCGAGAGTTTTGACCCTGGAGCACGAGACCTATTACAAGGCGCTCAAGGCGGCGATCGATGGCCAAAGAGATTGA
- a CDS encoding trehalose utilization protein ThuA, which yields MKLMSNKLRVLIWDENPSHRSFEIYPDSLRAAIAAGLTELDKAGELEVRTAHLDEENQGVTQAVLDATDVLIWWGHARHGEVKDEIAEMVKKQAHEKGMGFICLHSGHYSKTFKAVLGCTGHLKGGWRESNDVETIQVCAPWHPICDGVESFVIPAEEMYGSPFDVPPPLTNIFQSHFSIGNETFPSGMTWTVGEGIDPAFTSGPGNGANQGYGIGRVFYFRPGHETYPTYLQAEVRKVIYNAVRWVGKLS from the coding sequence ATGAAGCTAATGTCCAACAAGCTTCGGGTTCTTATCTGGGATGAGAATCCCTCCCACCGCTCCTTCGAAATCTACCCCGACAGCCTCCGCGCCGCCATCGCCGCCGGGCTGACCGAGCTCGACAAGGCTGGAGAACTCGAAGTCAGGACCGCCCACTTGGACGAAGAAAACCAAGGCGTCACCCAAGCCGTCCTCGATGCCACCGACGTCCTCATCTGGTGGGGCCACGCCCGCCATGGCGAGGTCAAAGACGAGATCGCCGAGATGGTGAAGAAGCAGGCTCACGAGAAGGGCATGGGCTTCATTTGCCTGCATTCGGGCCACTACAGCAAGACCTTTAAGGCCGTCCTTGGCTGTACCGGCCACCTCAAGGGCGGCTGGCGAGAGTCCAACGACGTCGAAACCATCCAGGTCTGCGCCCCGTGGCACCCGATCTGCGACGGCGTCGAAAGCTTCGTCATCCCCGCCGAAGAGATGTACGGTTCGCCCTTCGATGTCCCGCCGCCCCTTACCAACATCTTCCAGTCGCACTTCTCCATCGGTAACGAAACCTTTCCGAGCGGCATGACCTGGACGGTCGGCGAAGGCATCGACCCGGCATTCACGTCCGGCCCCGGCAACGGCGCAAACCAGGGCTACGGCATCGGCCGCGTGTTCTACTTCCGCCCTGGCCACGAAACGTACCCGACATACCTCCAAGCCGAAGTCCGCAAGGTCATCTACAACGCCGTCCGCTGGGTCGGCAAGTTGTCGTAA
- a CDS encoding cytochrome c oxidase subunit I: MSTTVTTPIGNVEPAPKPRTNYLTNGHTLRSWLLTEDHKRIAILYLISVSFFFMLGGSFAGMIRWELTSPAGNILESDAYNRVFTAHGAIMVFLFLLVAVPAVLGNFCLPLMIGAKDLAFPRINLLSWYLYTAAGTLVLISVISGGVDAGWTFYTPYSSLYSNSNVSLCLVGVFIGGFSSITTGVNFIATVHRMRAPGMTWFRMPLFVWAHYATGIIMMLGTPVVAITLLCVIFERTFQLPIFSPELGGDPVLFQHMFWFYSHPAVYIMVLPSFGVISEVITAFSRKRVFGYHFIAFSSLAIAFLGFLVWGHHMFVSSQSMYQGVAFSLITFLLAVPSAIKVFNWTATMWKGNIHLNSPMIYAIGFMGLFLIGGLTGLFLACMGTDVHLTATYFIVAHFHYVMVGGTVMGFLAGLHFWWPKMTGKLFNDNVARWNAIVVFLGFNLTFFPQFILGWLGMPRRYHYYYFAPEYQPFNIMSTLGATVLGVGFIVPVFYLITSLFKGKPAGDNPWGAHGLEWQTTSPPPTENFYYDPIVTDDVYDYDPVAEHEQFLEKQRQLGAHA, from the coding sequence ATGAGCACTACGGTAACTACCCCCATCGGTAATGTCGAACCGGCGCCAAAGCCGAGAACGAATTACCTAACGAATGGACACACGCTCCGCTCGTGGCTCCTGACGGAGGACCATAAGCGAATCGCCATTCTGTATCTCATCTCCGTTAGCTTCTTCTTCATGCTGGGTGGAAGCTTCGCCGGAATGATTCGCTGGGAGCTCACGTCCCCGGCCGGAAACATTCTCGAATCGGACGCCTATAATCGTGTCTTCACGGCTCACGGCGCCATCATGGTCTTCCTATTCCTGCTGGTTGCGGTACCGGCGGTGCTAGGCAACTTCTGTCTACCGCTGATGATCGGGGCCAAAGACCTCGCCTTCCCGCGTATCAACCTGCTCAGTTGGTACCTGTACACGGCGGCGGGCACCCTCGTTCTCATCTCGGTTATCTCAGGCGGCGTTGACGCGGGCTGGACCTTCTACACGCCGTACTCTAGTCTTTACTCAAACAGTAACGTCTCGCTCTGTTTGGTCGGTGTCTTCATAGGAGGTTTTAGCTCGATTACAACGGGCGTCAACTTCATTGCCACCGTCCATAGGATGCGTGCGCCAGGCATGACCTGGTTCCGCATGCCGCTGTTCGTGTGGGCGCACTACGCCACCGGCATCATCATGATGCTCGGTACGCCGGTCGTCGCCATCACGCTCCTCTGCGTCATCTTTGAGCGAACGTTCCAACTGCCGATCTTCAGCCCGGAGCTTGGTGGAGACCCCGTTCTCTTCCAACACATGTTCTGGTTCTATAGCCACCCGGCGGTCTACATCATGGTTCTGCCGTCCTTCGGCGTCATCTCCGAGGTCATCACCGCATTCTCAAGGAAACGGGTGTTCGGCTACCACTTCATCGCGTTCTCGTCCCTCGCCATCGCCTTCCTAGGCTTCTTGGTCTGGGGCCACCACATGTTCGTCTCCAGCCAGTCGATGTATCAAGGTGTGGCGTTCTCGCTGATCACCTTCCTTCTGGCGGTTCCGTCCGCGATCAAGGTCTTTAACTGGACGGCGACGATGTGGAAGGGCAACATCCACCTGAACTCGCCGATGATCTACGCCATCGGCTTCATGGGGCTGTTCCTCATCGGTGGTCTCACCGGCCTGTTCCTCGCCTGTATGGGTACGGACGTGCACCTCACCGCCACCTACTTCATCGTGGCGCACTTCCACTACGTCATGGTTGGTGGAACGGTCATGGGATTCCTCGCCGGCCTCCACTTCTGGTGGCCAAAGATGACGGGCAAGCTGTTCAACGACAACGTCGCCCGCTGGAACGCCATCGTGGTCTTCCTCGGCTTCAACCTCACGTTCTTCCCGCAGTTCATCCTCGGATGGCTGGGCATGCCACGACGCTACCACTACTACTACTTCGCACCGGAATATCAGCCATTCAACATCATGTCGACGCTGGGTGCGACGGTTCTGGGTGTCGGCTTCATCGTCCCCGTCTTCTACCTGATCACCTCGCTGTTCAAGGGTAAGCCGGCTGGCGATAACCCGTGGGGTGCCCACGGCCTGGAATGGCAGACCACCTCGCCTCCTCCGACGGAGAACTTCTACTACGATCCGATCGTCACCGACGATGTTTACGACTACGATCCGGTTGCCGAACACGAACAATTCTTGGAAAAACAACGACAGCTAGGAGCGCACGCTTAA
- a CDS encoding helix-turn-helix domain-containing protein — protein sequence MSADSIVPMMKALADPTRFRIYSFLRESCCGIGIEDREDVLGPAGPTVGEVCCGVLGMDRIPSSLSFHLKELRNAGLIQMEKRGKNVFCSVNRDAQAKLAEYFSSHEICCAREEKHDPLLRKL from the coding sequence ATGAGTGCAGACTCGATCGTGCCGATGATGAAGGCGTTGGCCGACCCGACTCGCTTTCGAATCTACAGCTTCCTGCGCGAGAGCTGCTGTGGAATCGGAATCGAGGACCGAGAAGACGTTCTTGGTCCGGCGGGTCCCACCGTCGGCGAAGTGTGCTGCGGGGTTTTGGGGATGGACCGGATTCCTTCCTCCCTGAGCTTCCACCTGAAGGAACTGCGGAACGCGGGCCTGATTCAGATGGAGAAGCGCGGCAAAAATGTGTTTTGCTCGGTGAATCGCGACGCCCAAGCAAAGCTCGCCGAATACTTTTCTAGCCACGAAATCTGCTGCGCTCGGGAGGAAAAGCATGACCCCTTGTTGCGAAAATTGTAA
- a CDS encoding lipolytic protein G-D-S-L family has product MMPLDGVGRIVFLGASITEAGGFITKIDRVLKESGRSIELINAGIGGNKSTQMRDRFQTDVLDRKPDLVTINTGLNDVWHNFRDAEWTQRVPTGDSGCGVDIQTHEQAIRAMIEMALGAGIRVLFLSPTGIYEDLTCDENRCLAEYVEVQRRVTAEIGVGFVDMFAVFHRVLSGFQAVAGPGALLLTTDGVHFNEAGDGLMAAGWLRAMGVPLPNHVKPE; this is encoded by the coding sequence ATGATGCCGCTGGACGGCGTCGGTAGGATCGTCTTCCTCGGGGCGAGCATCACCGAGGCGGGCGGCTTCATCACCAAGATTGACCGGGTTTTGAAGGAGTCGGGTCGGTCAATCGAACTCATCAACGCCGGGATCGGCGGGAATAAATCGACGCAGATGCGGGATCGGTTTCAGACCGATGTGCTGGATCGAAAGCCTGATTTGGTGACGATCAACACTGGGCTGAACGACGTTTGGCACAACTTCCGCGATGCAGAATGGACGCAGCGCGTGCCAACAGGCGATAGTGGGTGCGGCGTAGACATTCAGACACATGAACAAGCGATTCGGGCCATGATCGAAATGGCGCTTGGGGCGGGCATTCGGGTCTTGTTCTTGTCGCCAACGGGAATCTATGAGGATCTGACATGCGACGAAAATCGGTGTTTGGCCGAGTATGTCGAGGTTCAGCGGCGCGTGACGGCGGAGATTGGCGTCGGATTCGTCGACATGTTTGCCGTATTCCACCGCGTGCTGTCCGGATTTCAGGCGGTCGCGGGTCCGGGAGCATTGCTCCTTACGACCGACGGCGTCCATTTCAATGAGGCGGGCGACGGACTGATGGCGGCGGGTTGGCTGCGGGCGATGGGTGTTCCGTTGCCAAATCATGTAAAGCCGGAGTAA
- a CDS encoding lipolytic protein G-D-S-L family has product MLPLIPLLAVSTALQNLPPYLANVHKIVFMGDSITAAGTSPKGYITVIGQTLKTAYPNHPFELIGVGIGGQKAPDMHARFKKDVIDQHPDLVTISVGVNDVWHDFRDPAWTHRVPTGDSGRGVKLDLHLKELQAMVTEAKDAGIKVMILSPTVIYEDINCDENKRLNGYVDAQRKLAKENHVAFVELNKEFKVVLSAYQKEAGPSQLLLTVDGVHMNDQGNALMANSVLRAMGVPIPNHIKP; this is encoded by the coding sequence ATGTTGCCCTTGATCCCGCTCCTTGCAGTCTCGACCGCCTTGCAGAATCTACCTCCCTACCTCGCCAATGTTCACAAAATCGTGTTCATGGGCGACAGCATCACGGCGGCGGGAACTTCGCCCAAGGGATACATTACGGTCATCGGCCAGACGCTCAAGACCGCCTATCCGAACCACCCATTCGAGCTGATCGGCGTGGGCATCGGCGGGCAAAAGGCACCGGACATGCATGCACGGTTCAAGAAGGACGTGATCGACCAGCATCCCGATTTGGTCACGATCAGTGTGGGCGTGAACGACGTATGGCACGACTTCCGCGACCCGGCGTGGACGCACCGGGTGCCGACCGGCGACAGCGGACGCGGTGTGAAGCTGGACCTCCACTTGAAGGAGCTTCAGGCGATGGTGACAGAGGCGAAAGACGCCGGGATCAAGGTCATGATTCTATCGCCGACGGTCATTTATGAAGATATCAACTGCGACGAGAACAAGCGGCTGAACGGGTATGTGGACGCCCAGCGAAAGCTGGCAAAGGAGAATCACGTGGCGTTTGTGGAATTGAACAAGGAGTTTAAGGTGGTGCTTTCCGCCTACCAAAAGGAGGCCGGTCCGTCGCAACTGTTGCTAACGGTGGACGGCGTGCACATGAACGACCAGGGCAACGCGTTGATGGCCAATAGCGTCCTGCGGGCGATGGGAGTTCCGATCCCCAACCACATCAAGCCATGA
- a CDS encoding cytochrome c oxidase subunit 3 family protein, giving the protein MSSHAHSDSPVKFQYHDIDQQNDTYIIGMWSFMVTEIMFFGGLFLIYTLYRLNYQGDWWLAHEHLSWQWGGVNTLNLLLSSLCMALAVRAAQRKDRTTVLILLAIVVGCGAIFMGIKYWEYSTKIADHLYPGPSFTQDPSIVHGANLNHAQLFYGLYFGMTGLHGVHVVVGMILISTLWRFWYKKKKIVTEDFIPTELIGLYWHFVDIVWIFLYPLFYLMPKPYTIGGGH; this is encoded by the coding sequence ATGTCATCGCACGCACACTCAGATAGTCCGGTCAAGTTTCAGTACCACGATATCGACCAACAGAACGATACGTACATCATCGGGATGTGGTCCTTCATGGTCACCGAGATCATGTTCTTCGGTGGACTGTTCCTGATCTATACGCTCTATCGATTGAACTACCAGGGCGACTGGTGGCTGGCGCACGAGCACCTGAGCTGGCAATGGGGTGGCGTCAATACGCTGAACCTGCTGCTCAGCTCGCTCTGCATGGCGCTTGCCGTGCGTGCCGCTCAGCGGAAGGATCGAACGACGGTCCTCATTCTTTTGGCAATCGTAGTCGGGTGTGGCGCGATCTTCATGGGTATCAAATATTGGGAGTACTCGACGAAGATTGCTGATCACCTGTACCCTGGACCGAGCTTTACGCAAGATCCTTCCATCGTTCATGGTGCAAATCTGAACCATGCTCAGTTGTTCTACGGACTCTACTTTGGTATGACCGGTCTGCATGGCGTTCACGTCGTGGTGGGAATGATCCTGATCTCGACACTGTGGCGCTTCTGGTACAAGAAGAAGAAGATCGTCACGGAAGACTTCATCCCCACCGAGTTGATTGGTCTCTATTGGCACTTCGTGGACATCGTGTGGATCTTCCTCTACCCGTTGTTCTATCTCATGCCCAAGCCCTACACTATCGGGGGAGGTCACTAA
- a CDS encoding prepilin-type N-terminal cleavage/methylation domain-containing protein → MKQRAFTLIELLVVIAIIAILAAILFPVFAQAKLAAKKASTLSNMKQSDLGLIMYCGDSDDVFPMAEYGDGDINYPHITWTTSVFPYVKNGDNATNSQNQKVCTGKDGIFKDIAGPAVNVSDPNTDGYYFGVNRLICADDYDGGQPWFNGNGQVINSMSQTEMDAPADKILIAAKGLNNPSDKWNYPWFVDWQFQYIDSIATTPGNASTVYRDGDTSWQPSSPVYSPVYNTDCNSSTSGAWECAAHPRYRYGNVGVFGFSDGHAKAIPQGGLKWFKNIYVQRGGITSASWTYGWYYPQEPF, encoded by the coding sequence ATGAAACAACGAGCATTCACACTTATCGAACTACTCGTCGTCATCGCCATCATCGCGATCCTCGCGGCTATCCTGTTCCCTGTCTTCGCCCAAGCCAAGCTTGCGGCCAAGAAGGCTTCCACCCTCAGCAATATGAAGCAGTCCGACCTCGGCCTGATCATGTATTGCGGCGATTCCGACGACGTTTTCCCGATGGCCGAATACGGCGACGGGGATATCAACTACCCCCACATCACCTGGACGACTTCGGTTTTCCCGTACGTCAAAAACGGCGACAATGCCACCAACTCGCAGAACCAAAAGGTCTGTACCGGTAAGGACGGCATCTTTAAGGATATCGCCGGTCCAGCCGTGAACGTATCCGACCCCAACACGGACGGCTACTACTTCGGCGTCAACCGACTGATCTGCGCCGACGACTACGACGGAGGTCAGCCGTGGTTCAACGGCAACGGCCAGGTCATCAACTCCATGTCGCAGACCGAAATGGACGCCCCGGCGGACAAGATTCTGATCGCAGCGAAGGGCCTCAATAATCCTTCGGACAAGTGGAACTATCCGTGGTTCGTGGATTGGCAATTCCAGTACATCGACTCCATCGCGACCACCCCGGGCAACGCCAGCACGGTCTACCGAGACGGCGATACCTCGTGGCAACCGTCATCGCCGGTTTACTCGCCGGTGTACAACACGGACTGTAACTCGTCCACATCGGGCGCTTGGGAGTGCGCTGCACACCCGCGCTATCGCTACGGCAACGTCGGCGTGTTCGGATTCTCGGACGGCCACGCGAAAGCGATTCCGCAGGGCGGCCTGAAGTGGTTCAAGAACATCTACGTTCAGCGCGGCGGCATCACGTCGGCCAGCTGGACCTACGGATGGTACTACCCACAGGAACCGTTCTAA
- a CDS encoding LacI family DNA-binding transcriptional regulator produces MPQPSFFRRRRGAMPATIREVAQAAGVSRTAVSKVLHGKGNGVRVSPQKAAAIREIAEKLNYKPNALARSLLTGRTHTVGLLFEHLTNISGGPLYYVHLFDGVASALFNNEYRLTILPKLDHDNVMDSLGDGQLEGIVWCKLTRDEEAIRIIHESPIPIVAMNALAPDTPSEAIFISCDNDGGMDLAVEHLWEMGHRKILFAHEGEERATPDCMARLEGFTKAMAKRTNGEYGGTVLEWDWHGYNFKDWWAGQPEETAIICWTERFAGSLLQRAAEIGVSVPNQLSVIGFDSTQYCETTSPRLTCVRQPIYDMAKCAGETLLAMIRGNRPQSQSLIFPCTFDVRDSTAKPLKAEHQP; encoded by the coding sequence ATGCCTCAACCTTCGTTTTTCCGAAGGAGGCGCGGCGCGATGCCAGCGACGATTCGCGAAGTAGCTCAGGCGGCCGGAGTGTCGCGAACGGCGGTCTCGAAGGTCCTTCATGGCAAAGGCAACGGCGTCCGTGTGAGCCCGCAGAAGGCGGCGGCCATTCGCGAGATCGCGGAGAAATTGAACTACAAGCCGAACGCCCTCGCGAGGAGTCTACTGACAGGGCGAACCCATACGGTCGGTCTCTTGTTCGAGCATTTGACCAACATTTCCGGCGGGCCGCTGTACTACGTTCACCTCTTCGACGGCGTCGCTTCGGCACTGTTCAACAACGAGTATCGCCTCACGATTCTGCCCAAACTCGACCACGACAATGTGATGGACTCGCTAGGCGACGGACAGCTCGAGGGCATCGTGTGGTGCAAACTGACGCGCGACGAAGAAGCGATTCGCATCATCCACGAGAGTCCAATCCCGATCGTCGCGATGAACGCGTTGGCCCCCGACACGCCATCGGAGGCGATCTTCATCTCCTGCGATAACGACGGCGGCATGGACCTGGCCGTTGAGCACCTGTGGGAGATGGGTCACCGCAAAATCCTGTTCGCCCATGAGGGCGAAGAGCGGGCCACACCGGACTGCATGGCGCGGTTGGAGGGCTTTACCAAAGCGATGGCGAAGCGAACCAACGGCGAGTACGGCGGCACGGTCCTGGAATGGGACTGGCACGGCTACAACTTCAAGGATTGGTGGGCCGGTCAGCCGGAAGAGACCGCCATCATCTGTTGGACCGAGCGATTCGCAGGCTCGCTCCTACAGCGCGCCGCCGAGATCGGTGTCTCGGTCCCCAACCAACTCAGCGTCATCGGATTCGATAGCACGCAATACTGCGAAACGACTTCCCCCCGTCTCACCTGTGTCCGACAGCCGATCTACGATATGGCCAAGTGCGCAGGCGAGACCCTTCTCGCCATGATCCGGGGCAATCGTCCCCAAAGCCAATCGCTTATCTTCCCCTGCACCTTCGACGTGCGGGACTCAACCGCAAAACCACTCAAAGCAGAGCACCAACCATGA
- the coxB gene encoding cytochrome c oxidase subunit II, whose amino-acid sequence MNLANFPFAPPAASNFASEMDTLFYSIFGLSVFFAVVTFFFVVFYAFRYRAGSSADRSSPVYENMKMEVIWIVVPTILAIIFFGWGAKVYADVRIPPKDAKEIYVVGKQWMWHIQHPNGVRENNTLHVPIDTDIKLTMISQDVIHAFYIPAFRVQFMVVPGRYTQMWFRPTQIGTYHLFCNMYCGAQHSEMGGSVIVMSKKDYAEWLANNGSMRQNLTPAQAGEKLFTKIGCANCHGPVDMPPRAPSLAGLYGKTREMTNGQKLLADETYIREAILRPSEAVLKGYDNTMPAYDKQISEDDIMSLIAFIKAGAMPSLPASNLAAGSAGTEAQVKGKAGLNANALEYNAERADATPTERGSSHAVGAMAAEKVDQKR is encoded by the coding sequence ATGAACCTAGCTAACTTCCCCTTTGCACCGCCCGCCGCGTCGAACTTCGCGTCCGAAATGGACACGCTGTTCTACTCGATCTTTGGGCTGTCAGTGTTCTTTGCGGTCGTCACCTTCTTCTTTGTGGTGTTCTACGCATTCCGCTACCGGGCGGGGTCCTCTGCTGATCGATCCAGCCCCGTTTACGAGAACATGAAGATGGAAGTGATCTGGATCGTCGTTCCGACGATTCTGGCCATCATCTTCTTTGGCTGGGGCGCAAAGGTGTACGCCGACGTTCGAATTCCACCGAAGGATGCGAAGGAAATCTACGTCGTCGGCAAGCAATGGATGTGGCACATCCAGCATCCGAACGGCGTGCGCGAGAACAACACGCTGCACGTGCCGATCGATACCGACATCAAGCTGACGATGATCTCGCAAGACGTCATCCACGCCTTCTACATTCCGGCGTTCCGGGTTCAGTTCATGGTTGTTCCCGGCCGCTATACACAGATGTGGTTCCGACCGACACAGATCGGCACCTACCATCTCTTCTGCAACATGTACTGCGGTGCCCAGCACTCCGAAATGGGTGGCTCGGTCATCGTCATGAGCAAGAAGGATTACGCCGAATGGTTGGCTAACAACGGTTCGATGCGACAAAATCTCACCCCGGCCCAGGCAGGCGAAAAGCTGTTCACCAAGATCGGCTGTGCCAACTGCCACGGTCCAGTCGACATGCCGCCGCGCGCTCCGTCGCTCGCCGGACTGTATGGTAAGACTCGCGAGATGACCAACGGTCAGAAGCTCCTCGCCGATGAAACCTACATCCGAGAAGCGATCCTTCGCCCGAGCGAAGCGGTCCTCAAGGGCTACGACAACACGATGCCCGCCTACGATAAGCAGATCAGCGAAGACGACATTATGTCCCTGATCGCTTTCATCAAGGCTGGCGCAATGCCGTCCCTTCCGGCGAGCAACCTCGCCGCCGGTAGCGCAGGCACCGAAGCTCAGGTGAAGGGCAAAGCAGGATTAAACGCGAACGCACTCGAGTACAACGCCGAGCGAGCGGACGCAACGCCGACGGAACGCGGAAGCAGTCACGCGGTCGGTGCTATGGCTGCAGAAAAGGTTGATCAGAAACGATGA